The Mycolicibacterium aurum genome segment GAGCACGGCGGCTTCCTCTACGACTCCGACTCCTACGCCGACGACCTCCCGTACTGGACCCGGGTCGATGACACCGACCACCTGGTGGTGCCCTACACGTTGGACACCAACGACATGCGGTTCGCCGTCGCGGGCGGATTTCCCAGCGGTGACGAGTTCTTCACCCATCTGCGGGACGCGTTCGACGTGCTCTACGCGGAGGGGGCGTCGGGTTCACCGAAGATGTTGTCGATCGGGCTGCACTGCCGGATCGCCGGCCGGCCCGCCCGCACCGCCGCTTTGGAGCGCTTCCTCGACCACGTCCAATCCCACGATGACGTGTGGATCGCGCGCCGCGTCGACATCGCCAGGCACTGGATCGAACACTTCCCTGTGTCCTGAAACGAGAATCCTCCGCACCACCCGGCGGGTGCGGAGGATCCTCAGCTTCGCTGCGGTACCGGTTACATCGCCGGCGGCATCAGCACGGTGTCGATGAGATACACCGTCGCGTTGGCCGTCTGGACGCCACCGCAGACCACCGACGCGTTGTTGACCATCAGGTGGTCCGGCGCCCCGGTGACGTTCAGCGTCGCGCCCTGCACCGTCGCATGCTCACCGACGACCTGCTCCGGCGCAGCCTGACCCGGCACCACGTGGTAGGTCAGGATGTTCGTCAGCAGGTCGGTGTCGGTCTTGAGGGTCTCGACCGTCGCGGGATCGAGTTTGGCGAACGCCTCGTCGGTGGGGGCGAACACGGTGAACTCGGCCCCGTTGAGCGTATCGACGAGGTTGACGTTCGGGTTGAGTTGTCCGGACACGGCTTTCGTGAGCGTGGTCAGCATCGGGTTGCTGGCCGCAGCAGTGGCCACCGGCGCCATCGCCATGCCCTGCACCGATCCGGGGCCTTCCGGCACCTGCTGGACATAAGCCGCACAGCCCGGTCCGAGGGGGGCTGCCGCGGCCGTGGTGGCCGTGCCCAGCGACAGGCCGACGGCGGCGGTCACCGCGAAGCCTGCACCGAGTAGCGCCCGTGTGTTGACAGTCATGATCGTTGTCCTTTCTGAAGGAATGGTGTCGGAGGCTTTAGTTGGCCGGCGGCATCAAGACGGTGTCGATCATGTAGACGGTGGCGTTGGCGGTCTTGACTCCACCGCACACCAGGCCCGCGTCGTTGACCTTGAGGTCGTTGCCCGCGCCGGTGACGGTGAGGGGAGCGCCCTGCACGGTGACGTGCTCGCCGGCCACTGCATCAGGAGCCGCCTGGCCCGGAACCACGTGGTAGGTCAGGATGCTTGTCAGCAGATCGGAGTCGGTCTTGAGGGTCTCCAGCGTGGCCGCGTCGATCTTGGCGAAAGCGTCGTTGGTCGGTGCGAACACCGTGAACTCGGCGCCGTTGAGCGTGTCGACGAGGTTGACGTTCGGGTTGAGCTGACCGGACAGCGCCTGGGTCAGGGTCGAGAGCATGGGGTTGTTCGATGCGGCGACCGTCACGGGGTCGGCCGCCATGCCCGCCACGGAACCGGGGCCCTCGGGGACCTGCTCGGCATAGGCAGCACACCCGGTGCCGATGAGGTTGGCGGCGGGATCCGCGCTGGGCGCGGCAGACGAGGTGGTCATCTCGCTGGTCGCGGACTCCACTGCCGACTCGGCCGCGCTGGTGGCTGACGATGCGGTGCTCGACGCCTCTTCGCTCGAACACGCTGCCACGCCGAAGATGGCAACCGCAGCCAATCCTGCTGCAGCGGCTTTCCTACGGTGAACAATCATCATTTCCTCATCCCTTCGCGTGCGGACACCGTTGCCCGCCTCATCTGGCTCACGGGTAATTCCCAGCTGCGGGTCTCTCGGATGGGTTCGAGGGGTGTTCGTCACACTCGTGTAACACTTTCGCGTCCCGCTCGGCGCGGCCGCATGGCGGCGATCGCGGCGCTGCGCGGCACAATGGGGCGGTGAGCGAAAGCGGCGCGCGGGTGCGCGTACTGATCCTGGGCAGCACCGGGTCGATCGGCACCCAGGCACTCGAGGTCATCGCCGCGAATCCGGATCGTTTCGAGGTGGTCGGGCTCGCCGCGGGCGGGGGAAACCCCGATCTGCTGGCCAGGCAGCGTTCCGAGACCGGGGTGACG includes the following:
- a CDS encoding fasciclin domain-containing protein, which gives rise to MTTSSAAPSADPAANLIGTGCAAYAEQVPEGPGSVAGMAADPVTVAASNNPMLSTLTQALSGQLNPNVNLVDTLNGAEFTVFAPTNDAFAKIDAATLETLKTDSDLLTSILTYHVVPGQAAPDAVAGEHVTVQGAPLTVTGAGNDLKVNDAGLVCGGVKTANATVYMIDTVLMPPAN
- a CDS encoding fasciclin domain-containing protein, which translates into the protein MTVNTRALLGAGFAVTAAVGLSLGTATTAAAAPLGPGCAAYVQQVPEGPGSVQGMAMAPVATAAASNPMLTTLTKAVSGQLNPNVNLVDTLNGAEFTVFAPTDEAFAKLDPATVETLKTDTDLLTNILTYHVVPGQAAPEQVVGEHATVQGATLNVTGAPDHLMVNNASVVCGGVQTANATVYLIDTVLMPPAM